In Sorghum bicolor cultivar BTx623 chromosome 8, Sorghum_bicolor_NCBIv3, whole genome shotgun sequence, one genomic interval encodes:
- the LOC8069725 gene encoding uncharacterized protein LOC8069725, giving the protein MSGMASDDAPAQVSVEGDVSDKKVEVQDQNEVSGMPSRQEEEAVIKKKYGGILPRKTPLISKDHERAYFDSADWALGKQGGVPNKPKGPLEALRPKLQPTQQNARARRTSYASADSDETLNLSPEDLIPQGEPSQQGEPVEDKNKE; this is encoded by the exons ATGTCTGGGATGGCATCTGATGATGCACCTGCTCAAGTGAGTGTTGAAGGAGATGTTTCAGATAAAAAAGTAGAAGTTCAAGACCAGAATGAAGTGAGTGGGATGCCCTCACGACAAGAGGAG GAGGCGGTAATTAAGAAAAAGTATGGAGGAATATTACCCAGAAAGACTCCACTTATATCTAAG GACCATGAACGAGCTTACTTTGATTCTGCTGATTGGGCTCTAGGAAAG CAAGGTGGTGTCCCCAACAAGCCTAAAGGTCCTCTTGAAGCACTTCGACCAAAGCTTCAG CCTACTCAACAGAATGCCCGTGCCCGTCGAACTTCATATGCATCTGCGGACAGTGATG AGACTTTGAACTTGTCTCCTGAGGATCTGATCCCGCAAGGAGAGCCCAGCCAGCAAGGAGAACCTGTCGAGGACAAGAACAAGGAATAA